A single genomic interval of Cryptosporangium phraense harbors:
- a CDS encoding LamG domain-containing protein gives MTALDRGLALHLELTRAENGLLTDSSGNGNDASLEGKAAPAADPTLGGCVLVGGDNVVAVPSLGPADAFTVQIWFNATAVTGQLTLYGGGSDAQTPRLIVDGGRLQVTLPDADRAQSAFDVVFAAGRWYHLTVTYSQRDRQLALSVDGAPPQVRTLNTTSEVELGACRIGNSTGQPAALFRLGSLRIYRRVLSAGEARQNIQIDLARLVLHLPLAELKDGLSPDAAGSALTARATGAPDIVLDELFGQSTRFDGSAESMTVPDDPSLRLTTYTVSVWLKPDGRPVNAWSGIVGKPGRDYHIWLNRDGYIHHRFSVAGNTNSGAPDTPDGSITWDAWNHVAITNDGRTATTYVNGVLAATGPTGGTPVANPTALLLATDLDGQNQQRFRGSLANVRVYRGALPADVVAAEMAQDQAAVAAVRAGHPLEFELLDADDEPVLPIDDDPTGRQLFLEVTNSADTTVSLAAIAAPSANDHHLALRFRAGTLAAACLDTGKPEKLVRIAADSWRISAPVVDDQSVVFYLASSKARTLEPGRTWHLTVEHAIADAAAGTRAVRVKLHYRGLTYLGQTTPLVGSRTSMLTIVNQRGRPNIPLHAGFTGGDTILNDNGRSESMLTLHVANLDVDGPIPLTPANVSSAPSRLRITFDHEPTTRDSLERPWALGTASDLKDVDVPANAAVRADWRVARTSVEGESTELVLTPISKTSLDLRELVAIPLARIRSSLPSGPANLYLRYENIPGYQDGQFICTVVKGPLVTTGARVGVGISDPGAALHVRETTGTAADANAGSLLIDHDDGGGASSIVFRSAVNRGSDYGYIQYQDTAAVAGTGESARLIIGTSNDPDDHVVLQPAGNVGVGTSAPKGKLHVAGDYYGRGHVWLHAYEGDGAIGTAYVQARDMSGSTSLGLRLRTQNAGAVTDSVHLAPSGSVSVGNTDPRSQLTVHRTTNLSTDGAPVGLMTLLFHGRIDTGQSKTHTLFTLADHASAQVVVTVLMHDLNSNTNRLLFKAEYVVYREWTNAPKIDQLAQVYRKAYGQTVYAADLIAGGNDVQVRVSQSGFATNTVYKVLGQYLLGPS, from the coding sequence ATGACCGCTCTGGACCGCGGACTGGCGCTCCACCTCGAACTCACCCGGGCCGAGAACGGGCTGCTGACCGACAGCTCCGGAAACGGCAACGACGCGTCCCTGGAAGGAAAGGCCGCCCCGGCGGCCGATCCCACCCTCGGTGGCTGTGTCCTGGTCGGCGGCGACAACGTGGTCGCGGTGCCGTCGCTCGGGCCGGCCGACGCGTTCACCGTCCAGATCTGGTTCAACGCGACCGCCGTCACCGGGCAGCTGACGCTCTATGGCGGCGGGTCGGACGCGCAGACGCCGCGTCTGATCGTGGACGGCGGGCGGCTCCAGGTGACCCTCCCCGACGCGGATCGGGCGCAATCGGCCTTCGACGTCGTGTTCGCCGCCGGCCGCTGGTACCACCTGACGGTCACCTACAGCCAGCGCGACCGGCAGCTGGCCCTGTCCGTCGACGGCGCCCCGCCGCAGGTCCGCACCCTGAACACGACGTCCGAGGTCGAGCTGGGGGCCTGCCGGATCGGCAACTCGACCGGTCAGCCGGCCGCCCTGTTCCGTCTCGGAAGCCTGCGGATCTACCGCCGGGTGCTGAGCGCCGGGGAAGCCCGGCAGAACATCCAGATCGACCTGGCGCGGCTCGTCCTGCACTTGCCGCTGGCCGAGCTGAAGGACGGTCTCAGCCCGGACGCCGCCGGATCAGCTCTGACCGCCCGCGCGACCGGCGCCCCGGACATCGTCCTCGACGAGTTGTTCGGCCAGTCGACGCGATTCGACGGCAGCGCCGAGTCGATGACCGTGCCGGACGACCCGTCCCTGCGGCTCACGACGTACACCGTCTCGGTCTGGTTGAAGCCGGACGGCCGGCCGGTGAACGCCTGGTCCGGAATAGTCGGCAAGCCGGGCCGGGATTACCACATCTGGCTGAACCGGGACGGCTACATCCACCACCGCTTCAGCGTCGCCGGCAACACCAATAGCGGCGCGCCGGACACCCCCGACGGCAGCATCACCTGGGACGCGTGGAACCACGTCGCGATCACCAACGACGGCCGGACCGCGACGACGTACGTCAACGGCGTCCTCGCGGCGACCGGACCCACCGGTGGCACCCCGGTCGCAAACCCCACCGCGCTGCTGCTGGCCACCGATCTCGACGGGCAGAACCAGCAGCGCTTCAGGGGCAGCCTGGCCAACGTCCGGGTCTACCGCGGTGCGTTGCCTGCCGACGTAGTAGCCGCCGAGATGGCCCAGGACCAGGCCGCGGTCGCGGCGGTGCGGGCAGGCCACCCGCTCGAGTTCGAGCTCCTCGACGCCGACGACGAACCGGTCCTTCCCATCGACGACGACCCGACCGGCCGGCAGCTGTTCCTCGAGGTAACCAACAGCGCCGACACGACGGTGTCGCTCGCCGCGATCGCCGCTCCTTCCGCGAACGACCATCACCTCGCGCTCCGGTTCCGGGCCGGCACGCTGGCCGCGGCCTGCCTGGACACCGGCAAACCGGAGAAGCTAGTGCGGATCGCCGCGGACTCCTGGCGGATCAGCGCGCCCGTCGTCGACGACCAGAGCGTCGTCTTCTACCTCGCCAGCAGCAAGGCCCGCACCCTGGAGCCCGGCCGCACGTGGCACCTGACCGTGGAACACGCGATCGCCGACGCCGCCGCGGGCACCCGGGCCGTGCGGGTCAAGCTGCACTACCGCGGCCTGACGTATCTCGGCCAGACCACTCCGCTGGTCGGCAGCCGCACCAGCATGCTGACGATCGTCAACCAGCGGGGGCGCCCCAACATCCCGCTGCACGCCGGCTTCACCGGCGGGGACACGATCCTGAACGACAACGGCCGGTCGGAGTCGATGCTGACCCTGCACGTGGCCAACCTCGACGTCGACGGGCCGATCCCGCTCACGCCGGCGAACGTCAGCTCGGCCCCGAGCCGACTGCGGATCACGTTCGACCACGAGCCCACGACCCGGGATTCGCTCGAACGTCCGTGGGCGCTGGGCACCGCGAGTGATCTCAAGGACGTCGACGTCCCGGCGAACGCCGCAGTCCGGGCCGACTGGCGGGTCGCGCGCACCTCGGTGGAGGGCGAATCGACCGAGCTGGTCCTGACCCCGATCAGCAAGACCAGCCTGGACCTGCGCGAGCTGGTCGCGATTCCGCTGGCCCGGATCCGGTCGTCGCTCCCGTCTGGGCCGGCGAACCTCTACCTGCGCTACGAGAACATCCCCGGCTACCAGGACGGCCAGTTCATCTGCACGGTCGTGAAGGGCCCGCTGGTGACAACCGGCGCACGCGTCGGCGTCGGAATCAGTGATCCGGGCGCGGCGCTCCACGTCCGAGAGACGACCGGCACGGCGGCGGACGCCAACGCCGGCTCGCTGCTTATCGACCACGACGACGGCGGCGGAGCCAGCAGCATCGTCTTCCGCAGCGCGGTGAACCGGGGGAGCGACTACGGGTACATCCAGTACCAGGACACCGCGGCCGTGGCCGGCACCGGGGAGAGCGCTCGCCTGATCATCGGCACCAGCAACGACCCGGACGACCACGTGGTGCTGCAACCGGCCGGGAACGTCGGCGTAGGCACCTCGGCCCCGAAGGGGAAGCTGCACGTCGCCGGGGACTACTACGGACGCGGCCATGTCTGGCTGCACGCCTACGAGGGCGACGGGGCCATCGGCACCGCGTACGTGCAGGCCCGCGACATGTCGGGGAGCACGTCCCTGGGCCTGCGGCTGCGCACCCAGAACGCGGGGGCGGTGACCGACTCGGTGCACCTGGCGCCGTCGGGCTCGGTGAGCGTCGGCAACACCGACCCGCGGTCGCAACTGACCGTCCACCGCACGACGAACCTCAGCACGGACGGCGCGCCGGTCGGCCTGATGACCCTGCTGTTCCACGGCCGGATCGACACCGGCCAGAGCAAGACCCACACGCTGTTCACGCTGGCTGACCACGCGAGCGCGCAGGTGGTGGTCACGGTGCTGATGCACGACCTGAACTCGAATACGAACCGGCTGCTTTTCAAGGCCGAGTACGTGGTGTACCGGGAGTGGACCAACGCGCCGAAGATCGACCAGCTCGCGCAGGTCTACCGCAAGGCCTACGGACAGACCGTGTACGCCGCGGATCTGATCGCCGGTGGCAACGACGTCCAGGTCCGGGTCTCGCAGTCCGGGTTCGCCACCAACACCGTCTACAAGGTCCTCGGGCAGTACCTGCTCGGACCATCCTGA
- a CDS encoding DUF6603 domain-containing protein yields MDLDSRSLADVATQLKAQLNGSGDLPLTAGVLGTGGPLNQFLPTVPGGQIVLRQPRFDVAATSWPQTLTVTGPVTAVWPVSALAPDALTVQTSTVTITRDHVGAAATVAFSVDGTVQVDTLRLSVTGVLGADALLRCSLGTGTHALPGLPELVNLVSNGALPITLPSGLPFLQSLKLRELDLLVGFGTATQTSLLVGLDASLDWPIVDPDFVLKSIRATLTAAHRAATSTLSVGAELDASVVIGRQFDLSLQLGGPVWTLDLKPASGVLPSLADLAGLIGGASLQSSVQSGTTAVGLGEIGIDDVRISFDPFGGTLQRILIAGHVVLADVRVDLVTALPDFALAGGLAFGETIHLKALFEHFFGTASGFPDVVVTEFAFHGQPSTGSYGLEIVADDDDLAIGPIGLRSVSIVVEKSSAGVTGAVAADVVIGGVDLVIEASHPEEDGPWVFAGATSSEQTIAIKDMHAALSAQFGAFALPTVIEDLVITAVRVGFDTAGNVSVELGTRFPLNATTSVDLTVSVDVVLRDNSPSDVVLSAKMMVGDLHFEIDFARTQTGLSLLAAYAAKPGATARKVSDLLAPVLNAKPGLAALVPDSLRIELKDVLLYVQRPAGTGPTRFLFGLDLGASIDLAQLPLVGKELPAAQSASVEDLQILVASQAFGVTDVGTVNSLMPAGVTRLPAADLPQGVTFGAKLVLGGVPAPLTLPATPSGTPAPTGQTVGGQPVVQADSTKWITLQKTFGPLQLNRVGFQYAQQKIWFLLDAGISLGGLTFSLDGLAVGSSIVGFSPEFDLRGLGLAFTSGPLALSGALLRERLVGDDGQPYDEYEGAAQLTVRELTIRAIGSYAYAGGYPSLFVYAVLDYPLGGPSFFFVTGLAAGFGYNRRLRIPAIDGVAQFPLVSEAVNPPTGPPAPPLDELKKLRSTIVPAAGEDFLAVGIRFTSFRQIDSFALLTVLFGARFEVDVLGLSTMKLPTAPGATPLAEVQMAVKASVIPDEGFLGVQAQLTSASYLFSRDCHLTGGFAFFSWFSGPHGGDFVVTVGGYRSGYNPPAHYPRVPRVGFNWQVTSQLMVKGEVYFALLPTALMAGGQLQATWNSGNLSAWFTAGFDVLVAWQPYHYEANFHIGIGVRYTYHFFGTHTLSVDVGANLSIWGPDFSGRAKVKLSIVSFEISFGAGVSATPGPLGWAQFQKAFLPDDTDRAPICSLTVRTGLTRSGDGTIDWVLDPKSFTLVSDSAVPAKHYDVAAGAVGAATLNTAFGVAPMDLAAGKVDSAHVVRITRDNVDVTRLFTFSPIRKKVPAAMWGQSVRARTDGDALIADTLAGFAIAPLAPVIPAAETPEILLVADAQYGLSQVTGAFGWTAGRTFAAANRQGDAAVAAALGSTAARAALLAELGLGTDGLTSGPGTATAFPLPPQVGDLLGHLEATG; encoded by the coding sequence ATGGACCTCGACAGCCGTTCACTCGCCGACGTCGCGACCCAGCTCAAAGCCCAGCTGAACGGCAGCGGCGACCTCCCGCTCACGGCCGGCGTGCTCGGCACCGGCGGCCCGCTCAACCAGTTCCTCCCGACCGTCCCCGGCGGGCAGATCGTGCTGCGGCAACCGCGGTTCGACGTCGCTGCGACGAGCTGGCCCCAGACGCTGACCGTGACCGGCCCGGTCACCGCCGTCTGGCCGGTCAGCGCGCTCGCCCCGGACGCGCTCACCGTGCAGACGAGCACCGTGACGATCACCCGGGACCACGTCGGTGCCGCCGCGACCGTGGCGTTCTCGGTCGACGGCACGGTGCAGGTGGACACGCTCCGGCTGAGCGTCACCGGCGTACTGGGCGCGGACGCATTACTGCGCTGCTCACTCGGCACCGGGACCCACGCCCTCCCCGGTCTGCCCGAGCTGGTCAATCTGGTGAGCAACGGGGCGCTCCCGATCACGCTCCCGTCCGGGCTGCCGTTCCTCCAGAGCCTGAAGCTGCGCGAGCTGGACCTGCTAGTCGGATTCGGCACTGCCACGCAGACGTCGCTGCTCGTCGGACTGGACGCGAGCCTGGACTGGCCGATCGTCGACCCGGATTTTGTGTTGAAGTCCATCAGAGCGACGCTGACGGCGGCGCACCGGGCGGCTACCAGCACCCTCTCCGTCGGCGCCGAGCTCGATGCTTCAGTCGTCATCGGCCGCCAGTTCGACCTGTCGCTGCAACTCGGTGGCCCGGTCTGGACACTGGACCTCAAGCCGGCCAGCGGCGTCCTGCCGAGCCTCGCCGACCTCGCCGGGCTGATTGGTGGGGCATCGCTGCAGAGCTCCGTGCAATCAGGGACGACCGCGGTCGGCCTGGGCGAGATCGGGATCGACGATGTCCGGATCAGCTTCGACCCGTTCGGCGGGACGCTCCAGCGGATCCTGATTGCCGGCCACGTCGTGCTGGCCGATGTCCGCGTCGACCTGGTCACCGCGCTGCCCGACTTCGCGCTCGCCGGTGGCCTGGCGTTCGGCGAGACCATTCACCTCAAGGCGCTGTTCGAGCACTTCTTCGGCACCGCGTCCGGGTTCCCCGACGTCGTGGTGACCGAGTTCGCGTTCCACGGACAACCGTCGACCGGCAGCTACGGGCTCGAGATCGTCGCGGACGACGATGACCTGGCGATCGGCCCGATCGGCCTGCGCAGCGTCAGCATCGTGGTCGAGAAGAGCTCGGCCGGGGTGACCGGAGCCGTCGCCGCCGACGTCGTGATCGGCGGCGTGGATCTGGTGATCGAGGCCTCGCACCCGGAGGAGGACGGACCCTGGGTATTCGCCGGCGCGACCAGCTCCGAGCAGACGATCGCGATCAAGGACATGCACGCGGCGCTGTCCGCGCAGTTCGGTGCCTTCGCGCTGCCGACGGTCATCGAGGACCTGGTGATCACCGCCGTACGCGTCGGCTTCGACACCGCGGGCAACGTCTCCGTCGAACTCGGCACGCGGTTCCCGCTCAACGCGACGACCTCCGTCGACCTGACCGTCTCGGTCGACGTCGTGCTGCGGGACAACAGCCCGTCCGACGTTGTGCTGAGCGCGAAGATGATGGTCGGTGATCTGCACTTCGAGATCGACTTCGCCCGGACGCAGACCGGCCTGAGCCTGCTCGCCGCCTATGCGGCCAAGCCGGGCGCCACGGCGCGGAAGGTCAGCGATCTGCTCGCGCCGGTGCTCAACGCCAAGCCCGGGTTGGCCGCGCTCGTCCCCGACAGCCTCCGGATCGAGCTCAAGGACGTCCTGCTCTACGTCCAACGGCCAGCCGGCACCGGTCCGACGCGGTTCCTGTTCGGCCTCGATCTGGGGGCGTCGATCGACCTCGCCCAGTTGCCGCTGGTCGGGAAGGAGTTGCCGGCCGCGCAGAGCGCCTCGGTGGAGGACTTGCAGATCCTCGTCGCCTCACAGGCGTTCGGGGTCACGGACGTGGGCACCGTGAACAGCTTGATGCCCGCCGGTGTGACCCGCCTGCCCGCTGCCGACCTGCCGCAGGGCGTGACGTTCGGCGCGAAACTGGTGCTCGGTGGCGTCCCGGCCCCGCTCACCCTGCCCGCGACGCCGAGCGGGACGCCCGCGCCCACCGGCCAGACCGTCGGGGGCCAGCCGGTCGTCCAGGCCGACTCGACCAAGTGGATCACGCTGCAGAAGACCTTCGGGCCGCTGCAACTCAACCGGGTCGGCTTCCAATACGCCCAGCAGAAGATCTGGTTCCTGCTGGACGCCGGGATCTCGCTGGGCGGGCTCACCTTCTCGCTCGACGGCCTGGCCGTCGGTTCGTCGATCGTCGGGTTCTCCCCGGAGTTCGACCTGCGCGGCCTGGGCCTGGCCTTCACGAGCGGGCCGTTGGCGCTCAGCGGCGCGCTGCTGCGGGAACGCCTCGTCGGCGATGACGGTCAGCCCTACGACGAGTACGAGGGTGCGGCGCAGCTCACGGTGCGTGAGCTGACGATCCGCGCGATCGGCTCATACGCGTACGCCGGCGGCTACCCTTCGCTGTTCGTCTACGCGGTGCTCGACTACCCGCTCGGGGGCCCGTCGTTCTTCTTCGTGACCGGGCTCGCGGCCGGGTTCGGGTACAACCGGCGGCTCCGGATTCCGGCGATCGACGGGGTAGCCCAGTTTCCCCTCGTCAGCGAGGCGGTCAACCCGCCGACCGGGCCGCCGGCGCCCCCGCTGGACGAGTTGAAGAAGCTCCGGTCCACGATCGTGCCCGCCGCCGGTGAGGATTTTCTCGCCGTCGGGATCCGGTTCACCTCGTTCCGCCAGATCGACTCGTTCGCCCTGCTCACGGTCCTGTTCGGGGCGCGTTTCGAGGTCGACGTACTCGGCCTGTCGACGATGAAGCTACCGACCGCGCCCGGCGCCACCCCGCTGGCCGAGGTGCAGATGGCGGTCAAGGCGAGCGTCATCCCCGACGAAGGCTTCCTGGGCGTCCAGGCGCAGCTCACCTCGGCGTCCTATCTGTTCTCCCGGGACTGCCATCTGACCGGCGGGTTCGCGTTCTTCAGCTGGTTCAGCGGGCCGCACGGCGGCGACTTCGTGGTGACGGTCGGTGGCTACCGGTCCGGGTACAACCCGCCCGCCCACTATCCGCGCGTTCCGCGGGTCGGATTCAACTGGCAGGTCACCTCGCAGCTCATGGTGAAGGGCGAGGTCTACTTCGCGCTGCTGCCCACCGCCCTGATGGCGGGCGGACAGCTGCAGGCCACCTGGAACAGCGGCAACCTCAGCGCCTGGTTCACGGCCGGATTCGACGTCCTCGTCGCCTGGCAGCCCTACCACTACGAGGCGAACTTCCACATCGGAATCGGAGTCCGGTACACCTATCACTTCTTCGGAACCCACACCCTCTCGGTCGACGTCGGCGCGAATCTCTCGATCTGGGGGCCGGACTTCTCCGGCCGCGCCAAGGTGAAGCTCTCGATCGTCAGCTTCGAGATCAGCTTCGGCGCCGGGGTCTCCGCGACCCCGGGGCCGCTCGGGTGGGCCCAGTTTCAGAAGGCTTTCCTGCCCGACGACACCGACCGGGCCCCGATCTGCAGTCTGACCGTCCGCACCGGCCTGACCCGCTCCGGTGACGGGACCATCGACTGGGTCCTCGATCCCAAGTCGTTCACGCTGGTGTCGGACTCGGCGGTGCCGGCCAAGCACTACGATGTCGCCGCCGGTGCGGTCGGTGCGGCCACGCTCAACACGGCGTTCGGGGTGGCGCCGATGGACCTCGCGGCCGGGAAGGTCGATTCGGCCCACGTCGTACGCATCACCCGTGACAACGTCGACGTGACCCGGCTGTTCACCTTCTCGCCGATCCGCAAGAAGGTCCCGGCGGCGATGTGGGGTCAGTCGGTCCGGGCCCGCACGGACGGCGACGCGTTGATCGCCGACACGCTGGCTGGTTTCGCGATCGCTCCGCTGGCCCCGGTGATACCGGCGGCCGAGACACCCGAAATCCTCCTCGTGGCCGACGCGCAGTACGGCCTGAGCCAGGTCACCGGCGCGTTCGGCTGGACGGCCGGGCGCACGTTCGCGGCCGCGAACAGGCAGGGCGACGCCGCCGTGGCCGCCGCGCTCGGTTCCACGGCCGCCCGCGCCGCGCTCCTGGCCGAGCTCGGATTAGGGACCGACGGCCTCACGTCCGGGCCGGGCACTGCCACCGCATTTCCACTCCCTCCGCAGGTGGGCGACCTCCTCGGACACCTGGAGGCCACCGGATGA
- a CDS encoding histone-like nucleoid-structuring protein Lsr2: protein MARRVEVRLVDDLDGGDAEETVAFAVDGTVYEIDLSSANAGLLRNGLAKYVAAARRTARTTAAAKSSRRNSSRSAPKTVADRLQNQAIREWAKVRGLQVNERGRIPTEIAEKYHAAQ, encoded by the coding sequence ATGGCACGCAGAGTTGAAGTCCGTCTCGTTGACGATCTGGACGGCGGTGACGCGGAGGAGACCGTCGCATTCGCTGTCGACGGCACGGTGTACGAGATTGATCTTTCGAGCGCCAACGCCGGCCTGCTGCGTAACGGACTGGCGAAGTACGTCGCCGCCGCTCGGCGTACCGCCCGCACTACTGCCGCCGCCAAATCCTCCCGCAGGAACTCGAGCAGGAGTGCGCCGAAGACGGTTGCGGATCGCTTGCAGAACCAGGCGATCCGGGAGTGGGCCAAGGTCCGTGGCCTTCAGGTCAACGAGCGGGGACGCATCCCCACCGAGATCGCGGAGAAGTACCACGCAGCCCAGTAG